The Chryseobacterium suipulveris genome window below encodes:
- a CDS encoding cytochrome C, with translation MTKDKTSVLLFIDDDPKPIAELETPIVFDFDTSKLADGDHVLKIISKSPKGREGIRKIKFTVKNGPSISIEGLKENDIVDGSFPLMINSYDKDSQKSFVIEGSETPQTVPVWMWVIIILIAAWGAYYGITYFNGHPY, from the coding sequence ATGACCAAAGATAAAACCTCAGTCCTTTTATTCATCGACGACGATCCCAAACCGATTGCCGAACTCGAGACGCCGATTGTTTTCGATTTCGACACCTCGAAGCTGGCCGACGGTGACCACGTGCTGAAAATCATCAGCAAATCCCCGAAAGGAAGGGAAGGAATCAGAAAGATCAAGTTCACGGTGAAAAACGGTCCCTCGATCAGTATCGAAGGATTAAAGGAAAATGATATTGTGGACGGCTCTTTTCCGCTGATGATCAATTCCTATGACAAAGACAGCCAGAAAAGCTTCGTGATCGAAGGAAGCGAAACGCCGCAGACAGTCCCTGTTTGGATGTGGGTGATCATCATCCTCATCGCAGCTTGGGGCGCCTATTACGGGATTACTTACTTTAACGGACATCCATATTAG
- a CDS encoding cbb3-type cytochrome c oxidase subunit II, with amino-acid sequence MEFYNNHKLLFWTALLFFLFLTLNIAILPAIQNQQVYKPLPDAKPLTKEQKAGKALYVENGCIACHTQQVRGIDMDKPFGNRPNLPADYAMNERMDVWQNTANLLGSERTGPDLTNIGERQPSIDWHLLHLYQPRAVVEQSVMPAYPWLFVEKDFVEKGDIEVKVPAKFLRNKNKKIVATKDALNLVAYLQALKQVKLPDGTPTPEFLYKQKEKAVAASGGGDALPDGGDIYNANCVACHQANGEGLAGAFPPLKGSPIVLGEDLKLYVTIIMKGYDARPEYATMTDVGTAANFTPEMVAALINHERTSWGNQGKKVTAEEVKKIMDEIK; translated from the coding sequence ATGGAATTCTATAATAATCATAAACTGCTTTTCTGGACCGCGTTGCTGTTTTTCCTGTTCCTCACGCTGAATATCGCGATTTTACCCGCCATTCAGAATCAGCAGGTTTACAAACCGCTTCCTGATGCAAAACCTTTAACCAAAGAACAGAAAGCCGGAAAAGCACTGTATGTGGAAAACGGCTGTATCGCCTGTCACACCCAACAAGTGAGAGGTATCGATATGGACAAACCCTTCGGAAACCGACCAAACCTTCCTGCAGATTATGCCATGAATGAAAGAATGGACGTATGGCAAAATACTGCAAATCTTTTAGGTTCCGAACGTACAGGTCCCGACTTGACGAATATCGGCGAAAGACAGCCAAGTATCGACTGGCATTTGCTGCACCTTTACCAACCGAGAGCAGTTGTGGAACAATCGGTGATGCCTGCTTATCCGTGGCTTTTTGTGGAAAAAGACTTTGTTGAAAAAGGCGATATCGAAGTAAAAGTTCCTGCCAAATTCCTAAGAAATAAGAATAAGAAAATCGTAGCCACAAAAGACGCGCTGAACCTCGTTGCCTATCTTCAGGCACTGAAACAGGTTAAACTTCCCGACGGAACTCCGACTCCAGAGTTTCTTTACAAGCAGAAGGAAAAGGCAGTTGCCGCAAGTGGAGGTGGAGATGCATTACCAGATGGAGGAGATATTTACAACGCCAACTGTGTCGCGTGTCACCAAGCAAACGGTGAAGGTTTGGCTGGAGCGTTCCCTCCTTTGAAAGGAAGTCCGATCGTTTTGGGTGAAGATTTGAAGCTATACGTCACCATCATTATGAAAGGTTACGACGCCCGACCAGAATATGCGACGATGACCGATGTGGGAACTGCAGCAAACTTTACTCCTGAAATGGTTGCCGCGCTCATCAACCACGAAAGAACGAGTTGGGGAAATCAGGGTAAAAAAGTGACCGCCGAAGAAGTGAAAAAAATAATGGACGAAATCAAATAA
- a CDS encoding cbb3-type cytochrome c oxidase subunit I, translating to MNNSLFGESGIQITLVLILLPILAGLVIAIIKTYGNYRELKSRRELLEMQKKIKSLSPEEVQRYEQRRKEMEYRLPENELSGNLPPSDEKGIISNVNTVEEIRVIPHKRGGIPQQYISPQSAKLILYFLGFSVLWLIVGTSVGEYLGIKFVAPDADHVSWLSFGRLRPVHTNLVFWGWASFAMVGLSYYVIPRVSNVDIFSLKLGWYTLILMNTAVILGSLSLMAGINNAGGEYREYIWPIMALFAAGIGISLYNFLKTIAMRKTKEIYVSNWYIVSAVMYVIVILLVAYLPFWQEGLAETIIQGYYMHQGVGMWFMFLSLGLMYYFLPQQLNKPIYSYSLGILAFWTQILFYTLIGSHHFIFSAIPWWMQTVAIVASVGMVIPVVAGSTNFILTFNGAWYQLKSSYTLPFYLIGIIFYFTGSLQGTVEAFRFTNLIWHFTDFTVAHSHMTMYGIITFMLWAFTYTLVPRLTGKEPPKFWVGIHFWLALIGLMIYIMSLMIGSTEKGLLWMAKKPFIESVVMMAPYWLWRAIGGTMMWISHFVFAYNFYKMVNKKQDVVIPRTPAEILEAKKQLQNTEFIPTK from the coding sequence ATGAACAACTCATTATTTGGCGAGTCGGGAATTCAGATTACCCTCGTGCTGATTTTGCTGCCGATTTTGGCGGGTTTGGTGATTGCCATCATCAAAACCTATGGAAATTACAGGGAACTGAAAAGCCGACGCGAACTCCTGGAAATGCAGAAAAAGATCAAGTCGCTTTCTCCCGAAGAGGTTCAGCGGTATGAGCAGCGCCGAAAGGAAATGGAGTACCGGCTTCCCGAAAACGAACTTTCAGGGAATTTGCCGCCATCTGATGAAAAGGGAATTATCAGCAATGTCAATACGGTGGAGGAAATCCGGGTGATCCCACACAAAAGGGGAGGGATTCCGCAGCAGTATATTTCGCCACAGTCGGCAAAACTCATTCTTTATTTTCTGGGTTTTTCCGTTTTATGGCTGATCGTGGGAACTTCAGTGGGTGAATATCTGGGAATCAAGTTTGTCGCACCCGATGCGGATCATGTGAGCTGGCTCAGTTTCGGCAGACTTCGTCCCGTTCACACCAATCTCGTTTTTTGGGGATGGGCTTCCTTTGCGATGGTCGGTCTGTCTTATTATGTAATTCCGCGAGTAAGCAACGTCGATATTTTCAGTTTAAAATTAGGGTGGTACACTTTAATCCTGATGAACACCGCAGTTATTTTAGGTTCGCTGTCTTTGATGGCGGGAATCAATAATGCAGGAGGTGAATATAGAGAATACATTTGGCCGATCATGGCGCTTTTTGCAGCAGGAATCGGGATATCTTTATACAATTTCCTGAAAACCATCGCGATGCGCAAAACCAAGGAAATCTACGTTTCCAACTGGTATATCGTTTCAGCGGTGATGTATGTGATTGTAATTCTGCTCGTTGCCTATCTTCCGTTTTGGCAAGAAGGTTTGGCGGAAACCATTATCCAGGGTTATTATATGCACCAAGGAGTGGGAATGTGGTTCATGTTCCTTAGTCTCGGACTCATGTATTACTTTCTGCCACAGCAACTTAACAAACCGATTTATTCATACAGTTTAGGGATTTTAGCATTCTGGACACAAATTCTATTTTATACATTGATCGGAAGTCACCATTTTATTTTCAGCGCGATTCCTTGGTGGATGCAGACTGTAGCCATCGTAGCGAGCGTTGGAATGGTGATTCCTGTTGTTGCGGGTTCCACTAACTTCATCCTCACTTTCAATGGAGCTTGGTATCAGCTGAAATCGAGCTACACTTTGCCTTTTTATCTGATCGGGATTATTTTCTACTTCACGGGTTCGCTTCAGGGAACGGTGGAAGCATTCAGATTTACCAATTTAATTTGGCACTTCACCGACTTCACCGTGGCGCATTCGCACATGACGATGTACGGAATCATTACCTTCATGTTGTGGGCGTTTACGTACACGCTCGTTCCGCGACTTACTGGAAAGGAACCGCCGAAATTCTGGGTGGGAATTCATTTCTGGCTGGCTTTAATAGGTTTAATGATTTATATAATGTCGTTAATGATCGGCTCAACAGAAAAAGGGTTGCTTTGGATGGCGAAAAAACCATTCATCGAAAGTGTGGTGATGATGGCACCATACTGGTTATGGAGGGCGATTGGTGGAACGATGATGTGGATTTCGCACTTTGTTTTCGCCTACAATTTTTATAAAATGGTGAACAAAAAACAGGACGTGGTGATCCCGAGAACTCCCGCGGAAATTCTTGAAGCCAAGAAACAACTTCAGAACACCGAATTTATCCCAACCAAATAA
- a CDS encoding RrF2 family transcriptional regulator, producing the protein MFSKSCEYGIRASIYIAKQSLKDRKVSQKEIAKSIDSPEAFTAKILQKLSKTNVIRSMKGPNGGFFVDGSDLERVKLWNIVFALDGNSLLEDCSLGLQKCNAEKPCPLHHKFVGIRAEIREALEKTTLRALAEDVAVGSSYLKR; encoded by the coding sequence ATGTTTTCTAAATCGTGTGAATACGGAATCAGGGCATCGATCTATATCGCGAAGCAGTCGCTGAAAGACAGGAAAGTCAGCCAGAAAGAAATCGCGAAATCAATTGATTCTCCCGAAGCGTTTACCGCCAAGATTCTGCAGAAATTGTCGAAGACGAACGTCATCCGTTCCATGAAAGGTCCGAATGGCGGCTTCTTTGTTGATGGTTCCGATTTGGAAAGGGTGAAGCTTTGGAACATCGTTTTCGCGCTTGATGGCAATAGTTTGCTGGAAGATTGCAGCTTGGGACTGCAGAAATGCAATGCTGAGAAACCTTGTCCGCTGCACCATAAATTTGTCGGCATTCGCGCAGAAATCCGTGAAGCTCTCGAGAAAACGACGCTTCGTGCATTGGCAGAAGACGTCGCTGTCGGAAGCTCTTATTTGAAAAGATAG
- a CDS encoding DUF2024 family protein: MKTAVWDTYVKKQNGETMHFDLIVPEEMTDQQTIFGYAKDYLKSKNQPYENFGAEQSRFCHIESAKPSVQDEIKKKGYYIVEMEGCD; encoded by the coding sequence ATGAAAACAGCAGTTTGGGACACTTATGTGAAAAAACAAAATGGAGAAACGATGCATTTCGACCTCATCGTACCCGAAGAAATGACCGATCAGCAAACCATTTTCGGCTACGCAAAAGATTACCTGAAAAGCAAGAACCAGCCCTACGAAAACTTCGGTGCGGAACAGAGCAGGTTCTGCCACATCGAATCAGCAAAACCTTCAGTACAGGACGAAATCAAGAAGAAAGGGTACTATATTGTAGAAATGGAGGGATGTGATTAA
- a CDS encoding fibronectin type III domain-containing protein, producing MKKLLLTCMIALGITASAQISVNEGFEGTTTPAGWTYTGFLRTTVTGYPCTGTAAIRKNLYGTTTNITANAVYTSANSNGNEIAVSFKYSTRGFSTTSPNVSGNMRVEYSADGGTTYNLIGSQVEINTHSTLCTSFSGTIAAGAVPTGSNFKFRITGNNTNAADWYLTIDDVVLSQVATCYAPTGLNATSVTSNSATVNWTASTTPPANGYDVYYSDVNTAPTSATTPSFSGVTGLSQNLTGLLSNKMYYVWVRSACSSSDISSWSSSPLTFTTLCGVATLPYAQNFESVTPPAIPACHTVQNAGTGNNWVTYTLANPTFGFSAGKTLRYSYNTTNAANAWFYTQGMNLTAGTKYMIRFRVGSSDVGYQEKMKLAAGTSPINTAMTEIADYVTITQAGSTLETAYFTPTTSGTYYFGFNAHSDADMAYLYLDDISIDAAPACLIPTITSATSTQTDATVIWTPAAGSTPTGYDVYYNTTGVAPTDTTVPSFENVSGTSQLISGLTAGTNYYVWLRAICSPTEKSSWTDSTLFTTECPAAYSVPYSLNFEDAAVPNLPNCTTATSTSGNPWRIYNNGAANLPGKWLVYNYSTTSAANSWFYTAGINLTGGTEYKITYTYVGGGYTEKMKVSYGSTATVAGMTNLLNDHPNITGNTATTVTKTFTPTTTGVYYFGFNAYSDADQNYLGVDNITIEVAAIMATDNTAKANVAIYPNPFKDHLNISDTKGLKNITVSDISGRQVKSMKPAARIELSDLKSGMYLVTLHYEDGSVKSFKAIKN from the coding sequence ATGAAAAAACTATTACTGACTTGTATGATTGCTTTGGGAATCACCGCGAGTGCTCAAATCTCAGTGAATGAGGGGTTTGAGGGAACGACTACACCTGCTGGGTGGACTTACACCGGATTCTTACGTACTACTGTTACGGGGTATCCTTGTACCGGAACAGCTGCCATAAGAAAGAATCTTTACGGCACTACTACAAACATTACTGCGAATGCAGTGTACACCTCTGCAAATTCCAACGGAAATGAAATAGCGGTTTCTTTCAAATATTCTACCAGAGGATTCAGCACGACGTCTCCAAACGTGAGCGGCAATATGCGAGTAGAGTATTCTGCGGATGGTGGTACAACCTATAATTTGATTGGTAGCCAGGTTGAAATCAACACGCATTCTACATTATGTACTTCATTTTCCGGAACCATTGCTGCGGGTGCAGTGCCGACTGGATCTAACTTCAAGTTTAGGATAACAGGTAATAATACCAATGCTGCTGACTGGTATTTAACTATTGACGATGTAGTTTTATCCCAGGTTGCAACATGTTATGCACCTACAGGGCTTAATGCGACTTCGGTTACAAGCAATTCTGCAACAGTTAACTGGACAGCTTCTACCACGCCTCCTGCAAACGGGTATGACGTTTATTACAGTGATGTAAACACCGCTCCTACATCCGCTACGACACCAAGTTTTTCGGGAGTTACAGGATTATCTCAGAATCTTACTGGTTTGTTGAGTAACAAGATGTATTATGTTTGGGTAAGATCGGCATGTTCAAGCTCTGATATCAGCAGCTGGTCATCTTCTCCACTTACTTTCACAACGCTTTGTGGAGTAGCAACATTACCATACGCTCAGAATTTTGAAAGTGTGACACCTCCTGCAATACCTGCTTGTCACACCGTTCAGAATGCCGGAACCGGTAACAACTGGGTAACTTATACTTTAGCCAATCCAACATTCGGATTTTCAGCGGGCAAAACTTTGAGATATTCCTATAATACCACTAATGCCGCAAATGCCTGGTTTTATACACAGGGAATGAATCTAACCGCCGGAACCAAATACATGATCAGATTCAGAGTTGGTAGTTCGGATGTAGGTTACCAGGAAAAAATGAAGCTTGCAGCCGGAACCTCTCCTATAAATACAGCCATGACAGAAATTGCAGATTATGTGACTATTACACAAGCTGGATCTACACTTGAAACTGCGTATTTCACGCCAACTACTTCCGGAACTTATTATTTCGGATTTAATGCGCATTCCGACGCAGATATGGCGTATCTTTATCTTGACGATATAAGCATTGATGCTGCTCCGGCTTGTCTGATTCCGACAATTACCTCTGCGACTTCAACACAAACTGATGCAACTGTAATCTGGACTCCAGCAGCGGGATCAACACCGACAGGATATGATGTCTACTACAACACAACCGGAGTTGCTCCAACTGATACCACCGTTCCAAGCTTCGAAAATGTAAGCGGAACATCTCAGTTAATTTCAGGACTTACAGCAGGAACTAATTACTATGTTTGGTTGCGTGCAATCTGCTCCCCAACAGAAAAAAGTTCTTGGACCGATAGTACGCTATTTACAACTGAATGTCCTGCGGCTTATTCAGTTCCGTATTCTTTAAATTTTGAAGACGCTGCTGTTCCAAACCTTCCTAACTGTACCACAGCGACTTCTACAAGCGGTAACCCATGGAGAATCTATAACAACGGTGCTGCTAATTTACCGGGCAAATGGTTGGTGTATAATTATAGCACAACCAGTGCAGCAAACAGCTGGTTCTATACAGCTGGTATTAACCTGACAGGTGGTACGGAGTACAAGATTACCTACACGTACGTTGGTGGAGGATATACAGAGAAAATGAAAGTGTCTTATGGTAGTACTGCAACTGTTGCGGGAATGACAAATCTCTTGAATGATCATCCTAACATTACCGGAAACACTGCAACAACTGTAACGAAAACTTTTACACCGACAACTACAGGGGTTTATTATTTTGGTTTTAATGCATACTCTGATGCGGATCAGAATTATTTAGGAGTTGACAATATTACGATTGAAGTAGCAGCCATCATGGCAACCGATAATACTGCGAAAGCAAACGTAGCGATTTATCCGAACCCGTTCAAAGACCACCTGAATATTTCCGATACCAAAGGATTGAAAAACATTACGGTATCCGATATTTCAGGAAGACAGGTGAAATCAATGAAGCCGGCTGCAAGAATTGAACTTTCGGATCTGAAATCAGGAATGTATCTTGTAACACTTCATTATGAGGATGGATCAGTGAAATCGTTTAAAGCGATTAAGAACTAA
- a CDS encoding ribonucleoside-diphosphate reductase subunit alpha translates to MEEHNDIWWLNEESEQMLNRGYLLKGETVKGAIERITTAAAKRLYKPELQPAFEEMITKGWISFSSPVWANMGTQRGLPISCFNVHIPDNIEGITHKLGEVIMQTKIGGGTSGYFGELRNRGTAVTDNGKSSGAVSFMKLYDTAMDVVSQGGVRRGAFAAYLDIDHGDIEEFLSIKDIGSPIQNLFTGVCVPDYWMQDMIDGDIDKRKIWARVLESRQQKGLPYIFFTDNVNRNKPQVYKDNAMMVNASNLCSEIMLPSSKDESFICCLSSMNLELYDEWKDTNAVKLAIYFLDAVLSEFIEKTEGNYYLQGARNFAIRHRALGLGVLGYHSYLQKNMISFESFEATQFNARAFRQIKEQSIQASQELANIYGEPELMKGYGMRNTTVMAIAPTTSSSAILGQTSPGIEPFASNYYKAGLAKGNFMRKNKYLAKLLEEKGLDNEETWRAIMLNHGSVQHLTELTDEEKAVFKTFKEISPMEIISQAAQRQQYIDQAQSLNLQIPSTMPVKDVNYLYIEAWKKGVKTLYYQRSSSVSKEMMVNFVTCSSCEA, encoded by the coding sequence ATGGAAGAACACAACGATATTTGGTGGCTCAACGAGGAGTCCGAGCAAATGCTGAACCGCGGCTACCTGCTGAAAGGGGAAACCGTGAAAGGCGCTATTGAAAGAATTACAACCGCCGCCGCGAAACGGCTGTACAAACCCGAGCTGCAACCCGCTTTCGAGGAGATGATTACGAAAGGATGGATTTCTTTTTCGTCGCCGGTTTGGGCAAATATGGGAACGCAGCGCGGTTTGCCGATTTCGTGCTTCAACGTGCATATTCCCGACAATATTGAGGGGATTACCCACAAATTGGGCGAAGTGATCATGCAGACGAAAATCGGGGGTGGAACGTCGGGGTATTTCGGCGAGCTTAGAAACCGTGGAACCGCGGTGACCGACAACGGGAAATCTTCGGGTGCAGTTTCCTTTATGAAACTCTACGACACCGCGATGGACGTGGTTTCGCAGGGAGGTGTTCGCCGAGGTGCTTTTGCGGCTTATCTGGATATTGATCACGGAGATATTGAGGAATTTCTTTCGATTAAAGATATTGGGAGTCCGATCCAGAACCTGTTTACGGGAGTCTGCGTTCCTGATTACTGGATGCAGGATATGATCGACGGCGATATCGACAAGCGGAAAATCTGGGCGCGAGTTTTGGAAAGCCGACAGCAGAAAGGTTTGCCGTATATCTTCTTCACCGACAACGTGAACCGAAACAAGCCGCAAGTTTACAAAGACAACGCGATGATGGTGAACGCGAGCAATCTGTGCTCAGAAATTATGCTGCCTTCGTCGAAAGATGAGAGTTTTATCTGCTGCCTTTCTTCGATGAACCTTGAACTTTATGACGAGTGGAAAGATACGAACGCGGTGAAGCTTGCCATTTATTTCTTGGACGCTGTTCTATCTGAATTCATCGAGAAAACGGAGGGGAATTATTATCTTCAAGGGGCGAGAAACTTCGCGATCCGTCACAGAGCGCTTGGTTTGGGAGTTTTAGGTTACCATTCTTACCTTCAGAAAAATATGATTTCTTTTGAAAGTTTTGAAGCGACGCAGTTCAATGCGCGTGCTTTCAGACAGATCAAGGAACAATCGATTCAGGCATCGCAGGAATTGGCCAATATTTATGGCGAACCCGAACTGATGAAAGGTTACGGAATGCGCAACACGACGGTGATGGCGATCGCGCCGACTACTTCATCGTCTGCAATTCTGGGGCAGACTTCGCCAGGAATTGAGCCGTTCGCTTCCAACTATTACAAAGCAGGTTTGGCGAAAGGAAACTTTATGAGAAAGAACAAGTACCTCGCAAAGCTTTTAGAAGAAAAGGGACTCGACAACGAGGAAACCTGGAGAGCTATTATGCTCAACCACGGTTCTGTACAGCATTTGACTGAACTGACCGATGAAGAAAAAGCGGTGTTTAAGACCTTCAAAGAAATTTCGCCGATGGAGATTATTTCTCAGGCAGCACAAAGACAACAATACATCGATCAGGCGCAGTCGCTGAACCTGCAGATCCCATCGACAATGCCTGTGAAAGATGTGAACTACCTCTATATCGAAGCTTGGAAGAAGGGAGTGAAAACGCTGTATTACCAAAGAAGTTCGTCGGTTTCCAAAGAAATGATGGTGAACTTTGTGACGTGCTCGAGTTGTGAGGCGTAA
- a CDS encoding ribonucleotide-diphosphate reductase subunit beta, which produces MGIFDKRVSYKPFEYPEVLQFVDAINKSFWVHSEIDFTADVQDFKSQMEPHEQIAVKHALLAIAQIEVSVKTFWGNLYNHMPKPELNGLGATFAECEFRHSEAYSRLLEVLGYNDEFLNVIEIPAIKKRIDFLSNVLKHANSTTPKEYVSALLLFSILIENVSLFSQFAIILSFTRFKGYMKNVSNIIAWTSVDEQIHANAGIYLINKIREEQPELLTDSDIEDIYTLVDHSITVEEEILDWIFELGEIDNFTKEDLLNFMKYRVDDSLKKIGMKTRYNVTPEQYRPMMWFEEEVFANSLDDFFAKRPVDYTKHDKSITENDLF; this is translated from the coding sequence ATGGGAATTTTTGACAAAAGGGTAAGTTATAAACCATTCGAATATCCGGAGGTGCTCCAGTTTGTGGACGCGATCAACAAGTCATTCTGGGTGCATTCTGAAATTGATTTCACTGCGGATGTTCAGGATTTTAAATCGCAGATGGAGCCGCACGAGCAGATCGCGGTGAAACACGCTCTTTTGGCAATCGCCCAAATCGAAGTTTCTGTAAAGACTTTCTGGGGGAACCTCTACAACCACATGCCGAAACCGGAACTGAACGGTTTGGGAGCAACTTTCGCGGAGTGTGAGTTCCGTCATTCTGAAGCGTACTCGCGTTTGCTGGAAGTTCTCGGTTACAACGACGAGTTCCTGAATGTAATCGAGATTCCCGCCATCAAGAAAAGAATCGACTTCTTGTCGAATGTGCTGAAACACGCCAATTCTACCACACCGAAAGAATATGTTTCCGCACTATTGCTGTTCTCGATCCTCATTGAAAACGTTTCCCTGTTTTCGCAGTTTGCGATCATCCTTTCTTTTACGAGGTTTAAAGGGTATATGAAAAACGTATCCAACATTATCGCGTGGACTTCTGTTGATGAGCAGATCCACGCCAATGCAGGGATTTATCTGATCAACAAAATCCGTGAAGAGCAGCCAGAATTGCTGACCGATTCCGACATTGAAGATATCTACACTTTGGTTGACCACTCGATTACGGTGGAAGAAGAAATCCTCGACTGGATTTTCGAACTTGGCGAAATCGACAATTTCACCAAGGAAGATTTGCTGAACTTTATGAAATACCGTGTCGATGACTCACTGAAGAAAATCGGTATGAAAACGCGCTACAACGTAACTCCTGAACAATACCGACCGATGATGTGGTTCGAGGAGGAGGTTTTCGCCAATTCGCTCGACGATTTCTTTGCGAAAAGACCTGTAGATTACACGAAACACGATAAGAGTATTACGGAGAATGATTTGTTTTAA
- a CDS encoding ABC transporter ATP-binding protein produces the protein MLVIKDLHKSYDTGKSKLHVLKGINLEIGEGEFVSIMGSSGSGKSTLLNIIGILDEKDSGTYELDGIPIEHLSEVKAAEYRSRFLGFIFQSFNLIGYKTALENVALPLYYQNVSRRERNEKALEYLEKVGLKDWANHLPNELSGGQKQRVAIARALVTNPKIILADEPTGALDSKTTYDIMKILQEINREGKTIIVVTHEPDVAAETKRNVVLKDGIIESDQVIEQRVLA, from the coding sequence ATGTTAGTAATTAAGGACCTCCACAAATCCTACGACACGGGAAAAAGTAAACTTCATGTTTTGAAGGGCATCAACCTTGAAATTGGTGAAGGCGAATTTGTCTCGATCATGGGAAGCTCCGGTTCAGGAAAATCAACCTTGCTCAATATCATCGGGATTTTAGACGAGAAAGACTCGGGAACTTATGAACTCGACGGAATCCCAATCGAACACCTCTCCGAAGTTAAAGCCGCGGAATACCGAAGCAGATTTCTGGGTTTCATCTTCCAGTCGTTTAATTTGATCGGCTACAAAACCGCGCTGGAAAACGTGGCGCTCCCACTCTACTATCAGAATGTTTCCCGAAGAGAACGCAACGAGAAAGCGCTGGAATACCTCGAAAAAGTAGGGCTGAAAGATTGGGCGAATCATTTGCCAAACGAACTTTCCGGTGGACAAAAACAGAGAGTCGCGATCGCAAGAGCTTTGGTAACCAACCCGAAAATTATTCTTGCCGACGAACCGACAGGAGCTTTGGATTCCAAAACCACTTACGACATTATGAAAATCCTACAGGAAATCAACCGTGAAGGCAAAACGATCATCGTCGTCACCCACGAACCGGATGTCGCCGCAGAAACCAAAAGAAATGTGGTCCTGAAAGACGGAATCATCGAAAGCGACCAGGTAATTGAACAAAGAGTATTGGCGTGA